Proteins encoded in a region of the candidate division KSB1 bacterium genome:
- a CDS encoding glutaredoxin family protein, giving the protein MNLLKEKIKVEIYSKPECHLCDEAKSVLVKVQQEVPFDFLEVDITSNRELFTEYKEQIPVVFICGKKAFKFRVNEKELRRKLLRFL; this is encoded by the coding sequence ATGAATTTGTTAAAAGAGAAAATAAAAGTTGAAATATATTCCAAGCCCGAGTGCCATTTATGTGATGAGGCGAAATCAGTTCTTGTAAAAGTACAGCAAGAAGTTCCCTTTGACTTTTTGGAAGTCGATATTACTAGTAACCGGGAATTGTTCACAGAGTACAAAGAGCAAATTCCGGTAGTTTTTATTTGTGGTAAAAAGGCATTTAAATTTCGTGTCAATGAAAAGGAGCTGCGTAGGAAATTACTTCGTTTTTTATAA
- a CDS encoding DUF255 domain-containing protein — MMRKRILILTLSALAVIVFAFTTLTRGVEGNGKKNEITWQTFDKGVELAKKEKKMLVLDIYTDWCHWCKVMDKDTYGNPEVVKYAQENLVMAKLNAETDKKFKFKEGSYSGRQLSMMFGVEGFPSTIFLNSEGELITSVSGFIPADRFTLILKYLEGNWYEKMKFDEFVKRENKS; from the coding sequence ATGATGAGAAAAAGAATATTGATTTTGACCCTATCTGCGCTTGCAGTCATCGTATTTGCATTTACAACCTTGACACGAGGCGTTGAAGGCAACGGAAAAAAGAATGAAATTACTTGGCAGACGTTTGATAAAGGGGTTGAGTTGGCCAAAAAAGAAAAAAAGATGCTGGTTTTAGATATTTATACCGACTGGTGCCACTGGTGTAAAGTCATGGATAAAGATACTTACGGTAACCCTGAGGTTGTGAAATATGCTCAGGAGAACCTTGTTATGGCGAAGTTAAATGCAGAGACGGACAAAAAATTTAAGTTTAAGGAGGGGAGTTACTCAGGCCGGCAATTATCAATGATGTTTGGTGTTGAAGGTTTCCCAAGCACTATTTTTCTGAACTCAGAGGGTGAATTGATTACCTCGGTCTCGGGTTTTATCCCTGCAGACAGGTTCACCTTGATTTTAAAATATTTAGAGGGCAATTGGTACGAAAAAATGAAATTTGATGAATTTGTTAAAAGAGAAAATAAAAGTTGA
- the porU gene encoding type IX secretion system sortase PorU, which yields MFKFLIARIFLSLAVLFIAVSFHLKALASIKESAPNVQILSTDARSLTITFTPQNFSIKIERINGEELARVSFLDASYLETPGLPQIPYHVAVLGIPIGGQIEYQILDSDTEIHSGIKLLPHPEIKMVNGWSEFEFSPNETLYSNPGPFPSKLVRIQEPAFFRDQQIARIQVAGIRYFPDKKEIIKYNRIVLKINFIGGQSSAPGQLSLMNSGEQLYRKAVLNYEQSRLWRKAPEVQIKKRSQFFNTTLYKFSIQDEGMYKIDGRLLESHNINLNQIDPAKIRLLNNGGTELLRDLNAPKPDGLLENAIKVVDGGDGSFDRDDYILFYGVGVEGWQYNSNLNHFKHYINHYGFDNVYWLSLDGDQAGKRMMEITSGQPTGNVIQKYQGMAFVEEELENPLRSGLNWFGRKFGNENANKTFNLELPNAITPDSMELKIRFASKSSGSHKLQVSMNGNFMGERVFQGEFFTRYLKMRVSELAPFEAANILTPGTNTLQMSYSHSSNFAEALLDWFELFYPARLNAVDDQLAFTVLPASGLQTYRVSNFSNDAAELFDITDFSNLKQVIGVNISSGNLTFTDFQQTSPPKRYLAATTSKYNTVQALERIQMTDLRVQGHSAEYIIITHDDFYNEALRLESLRENGNPGNRLVTEVVRISDIYDNFSGGLVDPTAIRDFLKYVYENWRSVPDFEPPQYVLLFGDGDYDFKNIINRGDKNWIPPFQTDELTTSTVLDELVTRTSDSWFTYVSGDDTVMDLAIGRITAQTSTDAANMVDKIIDYETNPSRGSWRNTITMVGDDELIGGGRPSAVDNIHLDQAETIANLVIPKSFDIKKIYLSEFPKVISASNSGVTKPAAQDALINQINKGTLIVNFIGHGNSTQWAHEVVFHQADNDRVQNIDKPVFFVAATCDWALYDDPQRQSQPEELLLARKRGAIAILTAARLVFSGANANFNQVFYRQLFNSTGETARLGDAFITARMLTGTSSGIIINDEKFHIYGDPTLRLGAPRNTAVITSMMPDSIVALSTVEIRGEIQDENGLFLNNYDGTALVNTFDSEKFVQYIPEAGFARPYFLPGNSIYRGTVPVKDGRFTAKFIVPKDISYGGQRARVSAYFWNSETDGAGFRDNIIVSSSTSNIVDNKGPEIKLYFKEHLTFTTGDVIEENVTLVAELADTLSGINIAGEIGHRITLTIDPDEETCLSQFNRFQGISSVNLTDLFRFGEGEHLRGKVEFPLQFPAEVDIGGTTVRCTSFDGEQRHRLVVKAWDNSNNSSNASIEVLVVHEEGLVIREVMNYPNPFTDKTTFTFNSSQDAEVQIKVFTIAGQLIRTLRDPFVSRGFNMIDWDGRDESGDVPANGVYLYKLIARTQSSSGVSQKEIIGRLAIVR from the coding sequence ATGTTTAAATTTTTAATTGCACGAATTTTCCTCAGTTTGGCTGTTCTTTTTATTGCCGTTAGTTTTCACTTAAAAGCCTTGGCAAGTATTAAAGAAAGTGCCCCCAATGTTCAGATCCTTAGTACCGATGCCCGAAGTCTAACGATTACTTTTACACCTCAAAACTTTTCAATAAAGATAGAACGAATCAATGGTGAGGAATTAGCTCGCGTATCTTTCCTGGATGCAAGTTACCTCGAAACACCAGGCTTGCCGCAGATTCCATATCATGTGGCGGTTTTGGGAATTCCGATTGGCGGCCAGATTGAATATCAAATTTTAGACTCAGATACGGAAATTCATTCTGGCATAAAACTCCTTCCGCACCCAGAGATCAAAATGGTTAATGGGTGGTCCGAATTTGAATTTAGCCCTAATGAAACCCTTTATTCAAATCCCGGTCCGTTTCCATCCAAGTTAGTTAGAATTCAGGAACCGGCATTTTTCCGGGACCAGCAAATTGCCAGAATTCAGGTGGCGGGAATTCGATATTTTCCGGACAAGAAAGAGATTATAAAATACAACAGAATCGTTTTGAAAATAAACTTTATCGGGGGACAAAGTTCGGCACCGGGTCAGCTTTCTTTAATGAATTCGGGTGAACAACTTTATAGAAAGGCTGTTTTAAATTATGAACAATCCCGACTTTGGCGAAAAGCCCCGGAAGTTCAAATTAAGAAGCGGTCGCAGTTCTTTAATACCACTTTGTATAAATTCTCCATCCAGGATGAGGGAATGTACAAAATTGACGGCCGCTTACTTGAATCTCATAATATAAATTTAAATCAAATTGATCCCGCTAAAATCCGTCTTTTAAATAACGGGGGTACTGAGCTGCTTCGCGATTTGAATGCGCCTAAACCGGACGGTTTGCTTGAAAATGCCATTAAAGTAGTAGATGGCGGCGACGGGAGTTTCGATCGGGACGACTACATTCTTTTTTACGGAGTCGGTGTTGAAGGATGGCAATATAACTCCAATTTAAATCATTTTAAACACTATATAAATCATTACGGTTTTGACAATGTTTATTGGCTCAGCCTGGATGGCGATCAGGCCGGGAAGCGGATGATGGAGATAACGTCCGGGCAGCCGACAGGGAATGTTATACAAAAATACCAGGGGATGGCATTTGTTGAGGAGGAATTAGAGAATCCACTTCGATCCGGACTGAATTGGTTTGGCCGCAAATTCGGAAATGAAAACGCAAATAAGACCTTTAATCTTGAATTGCCTAACGCAATAACCCCGGACTCGATGGAGCTGAAAATACGATTTGCCTCAAAAAGTTCCGGGAGCCATAAATTGCAAGTTTCCATGAACGGAAACTTTATGGGTGAAAGAGTTTTTCAGGGCGAGTTTTTCACTCGCTATTTAAAAATGCGAGTCTCTGAGTTAGCGCCGTTCGAGGCAGCAAATATCTTGACGCCGGGGACAAATACCTTGCAAATGTCCTATTCACATTCTTCAAATTTTGCAGAAGCTTTGCTGGATTGGTTTGAATTGTTTTACCCGGCCAGACTAAATGCTGTGGATGACCAATTGGCTTTCACGGTTCTCCCAGCTTCAGGTTTGCAAACCTACCGGGTCAGCAACTTTTCGAATGACGCTGCTGAACTGTTTGATATTACAGATTTTTCGAATCTAAAGCAGGTGATAGGGGTAAACATTTCGAGCGGTAATTTGACATTTACCGACTTTCAGCAAACCTCTCCTCCTAAACGCTACCTTGCAGCTACGACTTCAAAATATAACACCGTTCAGGCTCTTGAGCGCATCCAAATGACGGACTTGCGGGTCCAGGGACATTCTGCCGAATACATTATTATTACTCACGATGATTTTTATAATGAGGCGCTTCGCCTCGAAAGCTTGCGTGAAAATGGTAACCCGGGTAATCGTTTAGTAACCGAAGTTGTCCGTATTTCGGATATTTATGACAATTTTTCCGGCGGCCTTGTTGACCCCACCGCGATTCGGGATTTCTTGAAATATGTTTATGAAAATTGGCGGTCGGTGCCGGATTTTGAGCCACCCCAATATGTTCTGCTGTTTGGAGACGGCGATTACGATTTCAAAAATATCATAAACCGCGGCGATAAAAACTGGATTCCACCTTTTCAGACCGATGAGTTAACGACTTCGACGGTATTGGACGAATTAGTTACTCGAACCTCGGATAGCTGGTTTACCTATGTCTCCGGAGATGATACTGTGATGGATTTGGCAATCGGAAGAATCACTGCGCAAACCTCAACAGATGCCGCAAACATGGTTGACAAAATTATTGATTATGAAACGAACCCTTCCCGGGGAAGCTGGCGAAATACCATAACCATGGTCGGCGATGACGAATTGATAGGCGGCGGCCGCCCAAGCGCAGTCGATAACATTCATCTTGACCAGGCAGAGACGATCGCAAATTTAGTCATTCCGAAGTCATTTGATATTAAAAAAATATATCTTTCCGAATTTCCGAAAGTAATCAGCGCTTCGAATTCAGGGGTGACTAAGCCGGCTGCCCAGGATGCTTTAATCAACCAGATCAATAAAGGCACGCTGATCGTCAATTTTATCGGACACGGGAATTCAACCCAGTGGGCTCATGAGGTGGTTTTTCATCAAGCTGATAATGACCGGGTTCAAAACATTGACAAACCGGTGTTTTTCGTTGCGGCAACTTGTGATTGGGCGCTGTATGATGATCCGCAGAGGCAAAGTCAGCCAGAAGAGCTTCTTTTAGCTCGGAAACGGGGTGCAATTGCCATTCTTACCGCAGCTCGTCTGGTTTTTTCTGGAGCAAACGCGAATTTTAACCAGGTATTTTACCGGCAATTATTCAATTCAACCGGCGAAACCGCCCGCTTAGGTGACGCTTTCATTACGGCACGAATGTTAACCGGAACGAGTTCAGGCATTATTATAAACGATGAAAAATTTCACATCTACGGCGATCCAACTCTGCGTTTAGGCGCACCACGGAACACAGCCGTGATTACCTCAATGATGCCGGACTCGATTGTGGCCTTAAGCACGGTTGAGATTCGAGGTGAGATACAAGATGAAAATGGTCTATTTCTAAATAATTATGATGGCACTGCCCTGGTAAACACGTTCGACTCAGAGAAGTTTGTGCAGTATATTCCTGAGGCCGGATTTGCCCGTCCGTATTTTCTGCCGGGTAATTCAATTTATCGCGGCACGGTTCCGGTCAAAGACGGCAGGTTTACTGCCAAATTTATTGTGCCGAAAGATATTTCCTACGGCGGGCAGCGTGCACGAGTCAGCGCTTATTTTTGGAATTCGGAAACCGATGGCGCCGGTTTCAGGGATAATATAATTGTGAGCAGTTCCACCTCAAATATCGTAGACAACAAAGGTCCCGAAATTAAACTTTACTTTAAGGAGCACCTAACGTTCACTACCGGTGATGTGATTGAAGAAAATGTGACTTTGGTTGCAGAATTAGCCGATACTTTAAGTGGTATTAATATTGCCGGAGAGATCGGCCATCGCATTACGTTAACAATTGACCCGGATGAAGAAACCTGCCTTTCGCAGTTTAACCGGTTTCAGGGAATCAGCAGCGTTAACTTGACCGACCTATTTCGCTTTGGTGAAGGAGAGCACCTTCGTGGGAAAGTGGAGTTTCCTTTGCAATTTCCCGCAGAGGTTGATATCGGGGGTACAACCGTACGATGTACTTCCTTTGACGGGGAGCAGCGGCATCGCTTGGTAGTAAAAGCCTGGGACAACTCGAACAATTCATCCAACGCTTCGATTGAGGTTCTGGTCGTTCATGAAGAGGGATTGGTCATTAGAGAAGTCATGAATTATCCAAACCCGTTTACTGATAAAACCACATTTACTTTTAACTCGAGTCAGGATGCCGAGGTACAAATAAAGGTTTTTACTATAGCCGGCCAACTTATTCGGACTTTGAGAGATCCGTTTGTAAGCCGTGGTTTTAACATGATAGATTGGGACGGCCGCGATGAATCAGGAGATGTTCCTGCAAATGGTGTTTATCTTTATAAACTCATCGCACGAACTCAATCATCCAGTGGCGTAAGTCAAAAAGAAATAATCGGCAGATTGGCGATTGTTCGCTAA
- a CDS encoding 1-acyl-sn-glycerol-3-phosphate acyltransferase, with product MHCSRKRGWLFRLTFPVTHYLITNLSVTIGYIFFHFLNRTTVIGKKNVPQKINTLLLSNHQTMIDSFLVGMCGFFPSSLFRPRLIPSNPAAEENFYRTPFLAWVADNWKCIPIKKGRKDMGAIYKMAQALRKSPMTLFPEGTRSRDGSIGKPRAGAGLLILETNPTVIPVCIDGMDKLLPIGSIFPRIFKRIYVYYGEPLDLSEFYGREKNRDVAQSIMTQVMENIRRMHSKIQTMKAPRTAPSPTLLSKAKKSLLGLLKPLL from the coding sequence ATGCATTGTTCTCGAAAGCGTGGTTGGCTGTTTCGGCTAACGTTTCCGGTCACCCATTATTTAATAACAAATCTATCGGTCACGATTGGTTACATTTTTTTTCATTTTCTAAACAGGACCACTGTCATCGGGAAAAAAAACGTTCCCCAGAAAATCAACACCCTGCTTCTCTCTAATCATCAAACGATGATCGACAGTTTTTTGGTCGGTATGTGCGGATTCTTTCCAAGCTCATTGTTTCGCCCCCGGTTAATCCCCTCAAATCCAGCTGCAGAGGAAAATTTTTATCGAACACCATTTTTGGCATGGGTGGCAGATAACTGGAAATGTATTCCTATAAAAAAAGGCCGCAAGGATATGGGCGCTATTTATAAGATGGCACAAGCGTTGAGAAAATCCCCAATGACTCTGTTTCCCGAGGGCACCCGTTCACGGGACGGATCAATAGGTAAACCACGCGCTGGCGCCGGCTTACTCATTCTGGAGACCAACCCGACTGTGATTCCTGTGTGTATAGATGGTATGGACAAACTCCTGCCAATCGGCTCTATTTTCCCTAGAATTTTCAAACGAATTTATGTCTATTATGGCGAACCTCTGGATTTATCTGAGTTTTATGGACGAGAAAAAAACCGGGACGTCGCACAGTCCATCATGACTCAAGTCATGGAAAACATTCGGAGAATGCACTCAAAAATTCAAACGATGAAGGCTCCAAGAACGGCACCCAGTCCGACACTTTTAAGTAAAGCAAAAAAAAGCCTCTTGGGTTTATTAAAACCTTTGTTGTAA